The Brassica oleracea var. oleracea cultivar TO1000 chromosome C7, BOL, whole genome shotgun sequence sequence AAAAGACAACGTCAACACCATACAAAAGAGAACACTAAAACACAGAGACAACAACACAGACATCACCAGACAAATACAAGCAGAAAATTTTGACCAAGCAAACAACAACACAAACAAGCAATGATATTAGTCAATAAGGATACATTTCACACATATATCCCTTCGCAATCAGTTCTCGCATTCTCAGCTTCATCCATGTCGACATCCATGTCAAAATTTGATGGCAATGGCCCAATGTCTGCATTTCCCTCTTGAATATCTTCCTTACTGTATCTTCTAGAAGGACCTCTCATGACAATATACCAATTTGATGACTCATCTTCCCTAGAGTAAAATACTTGCTTTGCTTGAGATGCTAGTATGTACGGGTCACTTGCAAAGGATGCTTGACTTTGATTCATGTTGACAAGTGTAAAACCATCTTCAATCTTCACTCCATTACCCTTTACTGCCCATTGACACCGGAACAGAGGAACATAGAAGACATTATAGTCCATCAAGATGATGTATGTGACTCTGCCATAGTAAGATACTAAATCGACGACCTGAGATGTATCTTTGGCACTCGATCTACAAACTGCTGAAGCCTCATAATAAACCCCACTATTCTGACTTTTCCTATCAACTGATATTGTGTGAAACCTCTGTCCATTAACTATGAATCCTGTGTACGACCTTGCAGAACAACGAGGCCCATAAGCTATCCACTTAAGTGTTTCTTCATGTTCGGTTGAATCAAGTGGCACCTGATAAAGTAATAACAAGTCATACACCAAAGCAGTAGGCAGACCAAAACCAAGGGAAATTTAAAAAAATACAAATACATGTTCTTTAAGCCACGATGCAAAATGTTTAGTATGCATACTCCATAACGTTGATGCATCTCGAAAACATCTTTCATCTGTGTCTTGTAAATACTAAAGATGCACACTTGTAATAGATTGAAAACCGAAATGAGTATATCAAATAGTTGATTATACATATACCTAAACAATGAAAAGTAATTAAGATACTTACTCTACATATGGTTCGACGATAGCCATATTTTGGATGATAGCTAGATGTGCAACTCTCTTTTCCATTTATGTGAGAGTAAAGGTAGTGCCACTGGATATCGGACGACCCTCTAAGATAGAATTGTTTTCATACTCCATGTTTCTATCTACTTTCTCTTGGACATTTGTTGTCTTCTTCAGGAACTCACTGCAAAACCGGATACATTCCTCGGCTAGATAGGACTCAGCAATGCATCCCTCGGGCCTTGCAGGATTTCTCACAAAGTCTTTGAGAACTTTCATGTACCTGAATAAAACATCAATGTAAATAGGTAAGTAAAAGAGGGCTTCAAAATTTTAAAAATTCATATATAACATACCTTTCAAAAGGGTACATCCATCTAAAGTGGACTGGTCCACCAAGCCGAGCTTCTCTTCCTAGATGCACAGTCAAATGGAGCATGATATCAAACAAACTTGGAGGAAAAAATCTTTCAAACAAGCACAGAGTCTCAACAATCTCAGCTTCCATAACCAGAAGCTTCTCCCAGTCAATGACTCTCTGACACAGCAGATTGAAGAAAGCGCATAACCTAAATATTGCAAGCCTCGGTCCTTTAGGTAGCAACCCTTTAAGTGCAATCGGCAGAAGTTGTTGCATCAGGACGTGGTAGTCATGTGATTTCAGACCACTGACTTTATAGTCATCTAATGAAACACCTCTTGATATGTTAGAACAATATCCATCTGGCCCTTTGAAGTCAAAAAGACGCCGGCAAAAGATCTTCTTCTCTGTTTTAGACAAAGACCACGGTGCTGGAGGCAGATAGGTTCGTTTACCCTGGATTTTAGGATGCAACTCCGGCCTAATACCCATGTCCTCAAGATCCTTGCGAGCCGCAAGACCATCTTTTGATTTCCCATAGTGCAACAACGTCGAAACTAAACTCGCAGCAACATTTCTCTCCACATGGATTACATCTAAGTTGTGCCTAACCGGGAGTTCCTAATCATAAGAGAAAGATAACATAACATTTAAGTTAACCATCAGACAGTATCAAGGAATTACCATTTAAGTAAAAGAGTGTAAGCATCTTACCTCCCAATAAGGTAGCTTGAAGAAGATTGACCTCTTCTTCCATCTAGATAACTCATCTTCATCAACTAGTACTTCTTCCTCTTCCTCTTCATCTTCCTCTGATTCACTCGGTATAACCTCAGAATCTGAGCCTACATCAGCAGAACACTGAACCCTTTTTCTCTTACTTGCAGAACATTTGAAATTTCCGAAATCATTGTGGAAATTTCTGAGGTTTTGAGAAATGTCACGACCAGTTAGTATTCTTCCCCTTCTCCCTTGTTCAGCTTTTCCATCAAACCATTTCTTCTTGCCTCTAAAACTATGACTTGGTGGCAGACCCTTTCTATGGCCCATGTACACATGTTTTCTACTGAACTTCAACCACTTGCTATATGTATTTTTCCCACATAACGGACACCCCATTTTACCTTTAACTTTGCAGCCTGCAAGATTCCCATAGGCTGGAAAGTCGCTGATCGTCCAAAGTAGCAAGAGTAAAAGTAGATCGAGTAAGAGCATCGTAGGTTGCCTCTCCAATGCTCCACAGACTGTTAAGATCTTCAATGAGGGGTTCTAAGTACACGTCTATACTATTACCAGGCTGATGTGGACCAGGAATCAACAATGAAAGCATAATGTTCTCCTTCTTCATGCATAAGTCAGGTGGCAAGTTATAATTCACCAACAAAACAGGCCAGCAACTGTACATCAAATTCTTCATGTTGAATGGATTGAATCCATCTGTTGAAAGTCCAAGCCTGAGGTTCCTTTCTTCGGCTGCGAATGTAGGGTATTTAGCATTCATCTGATCCCATGTCACTGAATCAACAGGATGACGAAGGTTCCCATCGGTGCTCTTGTTGCCAAAGTGCCACCTTAAATCCTTGGCCATCTCTTCAGACCAGCTAACTCTTCATCAAAACACTCAGCAGCTCTGTACAACCCAAAGATCTCATCCTTCCAGTCGCTTACTCTGCTTTCACCTTCAACCTCTGAGTTCAACTCTCCATGTAGATACCAATCTGACCGCATCTTATAACCCTCTTCCATTCCCCTGGTAACAAGATGATCAAGTACCACACTGCCTGAGTGACGATCAATGTTACGGAGTCAATGAACGGACATACAATCATATCAATCCCTCCCATAGCTGAAGCCACATCCCGTACAAACTTTGCAGCCCCTCTCTCATAACCAGGATCAACTCTTCGAAGCACAATCAAAAGGAAAAAACCAAAAAAAGTTAAGTCTCTAAACACCAAAGGAAAGATAAGATATACGCTTAAGTTCATTACCTGCTTAGATGTACCCATGCTTTGTCCATCATTGTGTGTTCGACCCATACATTGAAAGCTTTAGTAACATAAAGAACTTGTCAAGTTGTTCATAGACAAAATCAATTTACAGTCAATCGCTATTTCAATCCTAGAAAAAATCAAAGAGTGTAAGACACATAGAAGAATGTAAATCAACATACCAAACAAATAAGCAATCAACATTTTAACATAGCATTGGAAATTCAGAGTTTCGAAATCGAAAGGGATAAAACTACAATTCTAGGGTTATTTTGTTCAGAATCGAACTCGAAATCAAAGGAACATAGAAATCAAAGCAAGAAAACAACTCTTTGATTTGAGCTCAACATCGAAAGAGATGTCGAGATATGGACGTCCGATACCTTCGAGGTGTTTAATCGAAGAGCTGTGGCGGATTAGAGAAGCGACGGAGATGGTTTTTGGAGATGTAGATCGGTTTCGAGATGGAGAATGGAGTGGCTTTCTCTTAGGGTTCCATAGAGAAAGAGGGAAAAATGAGAGAGATGAGAGGGAAACCCGAGCAGAGAGAGGGAAAAGTGATTAGATTAGGGATTTTTACTAAGTGTTTGGCGGAAAAGCTAATTTTGGTCTCCCGCTTAGTTTAACTCTATCATAGCATTTAGAAAATGCTGTTTTATATTAAAAAAAAATTAGAGTCATCAACCACAGCAGTTCGGTGAAACGTGCTATAACAATATGCTATGAATAGCAACTTTTTTTGTAGTGTTGATCGCCAACCATCTTCTTCGTCGGCTGCTCGGCTTGCAGATATGTCGTCTTGTGGCTTCCTTAGGTGAAGCTTGTTCTTTAGAGGCGTTGGCTCGTGGTTCTCTGTTCGGAACCTGTCTGGGAGCCTTATCACACCTCTAATAATTTGGACCTGCTACGCTTTCATGATCATTCTGGCGTCAGTCATCGGTCGGCTTTACATCCCTCGAATGTTTGTGTTCCATTAGATCTAAGTGACCTCTTCCTATCTTTTTTACGTCTAGTTAGTTTCTTTCTTTGGTGGTTCTACCTCTGCCTCCGAGAGAGTTTGTTTACCTCGTCGACTTATGACTCCGGAAAGGTTTCATACCGTTGTTGGCTTTGTGTAAAATCTTGTTTTAGTTATGATAATCTACCAGATGACAAAAAAAAAAAACAATTGTGGGCAGATCGTCAAAACTGAGCATAAACAATTATGGGCAGATAGTCCAAACAGTTAAAATTTGTAATGTTTTTGATTATTCTTTATTAATACAAAATACTGCTTCCCTTGCATTAAAAAATCTTGTTTGTATTATATTAAAATAATAAGTCTAAGTTATTTAAACATAAATTATATTTACTTATAAAATCCAGCTATATACTAAAATTATAGATGCTAAAGTATATTTTTTGAACCACAAAAAGGAAATATAAATGATCCTAAACAAATATATGTTCTATAATATAACTAAATTTTTTTTAAAAACAAATTGAATGCAAACTGTTAATATTAAAAATATATATATTCAAGGGAATATCTATTTGATTATTTCAAATTATCAATTTATTTTCCCGAACTTGAAGTTATATTATTATGTAATAACAATCAATAATAAATTAAAATGTACAAAAAAATCTTTTTATATTAATAATTTAAAATAAACACATAAATAATAATATTATAGAATTAAATTATATAACATTAAAATGTAAATACTATATTAAAATGTTTACGATTATATCAAAATTATACATTTATAAAATATATAAAATACATGCACGCACGTGCGATTCAACCTCTAATATATTCTTAAGAAACTTAAGTACATGGCAAAAATATAAACATTTCTTATACTGTTTTCTTATGTTTTTGTTACATAATTTATGAATTGGTGATAAACAGTGTGCCGTTTTTGAGTTTTGAAAATGAACGGTGTAAACTCTTTATTTTCTTACATTGATTTTTTTATTTTTTTACTTGCAAAATTTTATAGAGCTTAAACAATTGTGTGGGTAGATCGTCAAAAGTGTTAAAAACTTGTAATGTTTTGGATTATTCGCTATTCATACAAAATATGCTTCTCTTGCATTAAAAAATCTTGTTCGATTTACAGATTTCGGACTTATATATTTTTAAGACACTTAAGTACGTACATGGCAAAAATATAAATGTTTCTTATACTGTTTTCTTTTTTTGAAACACAAACATTCTTATTCTAAAGTTTTATATTATGTTCTATTATAAGATTGAATAAAACTTAATGTTTGTATCCATTTGAGGAAGAAAACGTAATTCTATAATATGAATTCTAAATTTGATTATTTCTGAAAGTAATAAGTATTAACCATCAGATTAACGGAAATCTTGGATTAAATACACACATTTTCCACTTGTTTTTGCTTTATCACCTTTGTTATACTCTCTCCACCATTCTTCAAACAATCATTTTCGATATTTTTCTTTTTCATTTCTTTGATGAACCTTTGCTCCTTAATTTTCCCCTCCTGAAATTCGAGTATTTTTAGGTGAATTTACTATATTTTTCATTTACCAAACCATTTTTGTTTTGTTTTTAATTTTTTTTTGAAACACTGTTTTGTTTTTAATTATTTTCTTATTTTTGATAGGAGAATCCGCTAATTAAGACAAACCTACAACTTTCTAAGATGTATTCTTAATTTGTCTCCCAGAATTATTTTGGAGTCTTGAGGAATGATCTTTCTTCACTTCGTTTATTTTTCATAAAATTGTTTTCCTCAGTTTTGATAGCCGCCAACTTCTTGTTTCTGGAATCGTGAGGAATTGTAAATAGCATTTTGCGATTGTGAAATTTGTGTTGTTGCATGCAACAATTTTCATAATTTTCTTTTAAAATTTTCATCTTTATTTTCATCTTCATTTTCTTATGTAAAGAAAAAGAAAACACCTGAATTAGAGACCTATGCAACTGACAATGTCAAGCTCCAAGATGAAAAGCCTCTTGAAAGGCCTACGATACATTTCTCAAGTTTTTGGTAATTAAACTTCCTCCTGATCTCTTAAAGTTTATATATGTTGATGAATCAGAAACTATGATTAGTTTGCATGCATTGTGATAATTAATATTATCCATACGTACATGTTGAATGGGAATGAATAATGGCATGGTAATCAATATACGTTCAACTAATACTTATTTTTGGGAGTGTTGGTTATAAAAATGAATGGTAGAAAGTGGAAAAGAAGAAGAGATAGAGATAGGGAATCCAACGGACGTAAAGCATGTTGCTCATATTGGTTGGGATGGTCCATCCGCTACTCCTGCCTCCGCACCAAGCTGGGTATGTACTTTACCTATAATTCATGCATGCCTAGCTAGCTAGCTACGAGTAATTTATTTGTTTGGTTTTAATGTGGTCTATATTTGCATTTTTGAAAGATGAATGAGTTCAAAAATGGTGGAGGATTCGAATCTGGACAAGGAGGCGGAGAAGATGATTCATCCGTGAAATGTATGTCGGAATGTGGCGGTCGGACCAGAGATTTACCAAAACTACCAAAATCTTCGAGGAAAGCGGCTTCCGAGAAAGGTTCTCCGACAAGGGAAATATCATCTGACAAAACTAAACGAAGGTCTTCGAAGAAAGGAACAACATCATCGTCAAGAAGACCAAAGGAAGTGTCTGAACTAAATGAGCGTGCTTCGTTACAGGAAGCTCCGAAGAAATCGAGGAGGAAGAAGAAGACGAAAGAAATTGGAGGATCAACTAGATCGATACGAAGATCTGACGTGGATAACATGTCGGATTATATGTCTGAAACTGGTTCTATAAGATCTATGCCTCAATTCGACAACAGAGATGACTTTTGAAATGGCGAGACAGTCTTTCCTTCCTGTTTGGAGATATGCATGGCTAATTAATTTTCAGAACATACCACTATATATTGGATTTTTTAGTCTTCATTCTTGTACTGTGATTATTATTCACCTTAATTACAAGAATACATTTTTGTTTCTTTAAATACAATCGGAGATTTTGAACATAATTCGAGACTATCTTTTACCAGCGGCTTTCTCTCCAAGCCATCATCCCTTTCCACTATTTATCAATCTTTGGATGTATATTATATGACAATGAGTGAGATGATTTAAATCATTTGTTTATAGATTCATTTTGCTGAATAATCATAACAGGCCCAAATATGAAGCTTATAGCCATCGCACAGTAAACGCCTTCGGATGGGACATTTACGCACCCATTTTTCCCTTTCGCTCCCTGAGCGCGCGTGCCGCGTGAGAAAAGAAGAAGAGGGAGTATCCCATTTGGTCTATTCTTTTATACCAAACCTATGTAATAGTATTAGGTTGTCTAATAGGTAACATAACACTAAGCATCCCTAATTTGAAATTAACAAATTCCCGCCCGGTGCTTTACTTCTTGTATTTATTGCTTTTCACCCATTAATAGGAACTGTGCGATACTCCTGAAGGTAAAAATAGAGAGGAACAACCTGAAGAATGTCTGAAGAAGACGACAACAACGCAGTTAAAGCTCATCCTCCAACCGAAGAGGTACCTTTCTACACATTAAAGATACGGAATCCCCATCAATGTTGCACAGTGTGTACGTGAGGAGGAATATCGAAAAGCAGTCTATAAATGGGGACCTCATAGTATATTGTACACATAATTTTCTATCCAATTTGATAGTACAGATCTATGAAAATTTATAAAAAGATTCATTGTTTGTTTTGTAATTATACGGATTGGAGACTAATGGGAGGGGTGTTATACCATATAAAATGTCCTTTGACAAAGTAGTATAAGAAAAAATTTAGGGGAGATGATAGATCTGAATGTATGAGGAAATGTTTAAATAGCCTTTAACGAGTAAAGTAAAGATGTCGCTTTCACCTAATGGGTTTATGTAGACAACTAATGGGAAACAAATTATGCGTGTGGGTGCAGATGCCAGACCAGAACACCGTTATGATACTGACGGGAAACTGGGTCAGAGAAGATGATGGAAAATTGGCGTTCGATTCGCTACACGAAGAAGCACAAAGTTCGTCACACTCAAATCTGGTCTGGAATACGAGGAACTCGTTGACCTCGTGAAACAGAGCCTAGCTATTGCGTCGCAAAATGTTACACTAAAAATGTCATATCAATATCCTTCTTGGGTGCTGATTGACGATGGCGATGGGTCAACACCCCAGTTCATCTCAGACGACCACGAGGTGGAGGTGTTTGTTCAAATGAGGCGCAAAATAGAGGAGGTCAACCTATGTGTCACCATCGCCAAGTGCAGCGATGGATTAAGCACTGCTAACCGCAAACCACATTTTGCAAATGTCACTGATCAGAACCTATGTAATACCGCGGCAGAGGGTACCTCAAAAACTGATGCAACAACGGAGGATGAGTGGATGGAGTTTGCGATCTCTGACGGCCGCCAATCTCGTCTATTACTGCCGCCACCTTTGCTTTATCCGCCGAAATCGAGTTCTCCCCTCTGAAACCCCACTAAAAGCTCAAAACTCTTTCGCTTAAAAAATTTCTCAATCGGCGCACAGAACAGTTAATATATGAAAACGACCGCTCGGTTTCCAGGGAATATCTAAAAACGGTGGGTCACACCCTTCCACGCGCAGGAAAGGGTATTTTTGTCCATACGCACTAAAATATATATCATATCGTAGCACGACATTTGCTATGAGTATACAATCAATATAATTCGTACTATGTTTATGCGTCCAAATTTCCTTTAAATGTATCAACTTTTAAAATCCATAACTCTACGTAAATTTATCTCCTAGTAACCTTCCCCCCTAGTCTTCTGAATATTGTTATATCTCTAATGAAGAACTTCTGCATTTTCAGGAGCATTCGAAAAATGATGAATCAATAATTGTTAGGAACACTCTCGAGAAGACACCCGGTTTAAGCTGTGAACCGGAAGTTATGTTGCAAGATTTACCCAAAGTGAAGAATTCATCAACAAAAACAAAAAAATAAAATCTAGAAAAAGTGTTTACAGAAAAACAAACATTTTTATGGTAACAAATCACTAAGATTCCGCAAAATTCTGGTACCAAATCGGATTTTCTAACTACGAAAAATTTCTTGAAAAACAAAATATAAAATCTAGAAAAAGTGTTTACCCATTCAATTTTCCTGTAATTTTTGTTTAAATCCAGGAGATTCACTCACACCAGATTAAATTATTCTTAGGAGGGTTTGGATGATTTAATTTAAAAGAATTTAAGTGAATTCAAAAGCTATAGATTTAAAGTATTTTATGAGATTTCAATGAACTCCATCAAAATGACAACTAAAATCTTTAAATTTGGCATTTATATTTTGCATTTGAATTCTATTATTTCATCCAAATGATAATACTATAAAAACCACTGTAATGTTGAATAACATTGCAATTTAATAGGATTTTGAAATCTATAAATTTAATAACACTAAAATTTAATAGCATTTATAAAATCTAGAGTAGAATAATAATGGAATTGTATAGAATTCTCTATTCTTTCAAATTGTATTAAAGTCTTCAATTGAATTTTCCCTCTTTAATTGAAAATTCTAATTCTGTTTTGTTATTTTCTTTCTTTTTGTTGAATTTGAAAGAGAATACACAAGATTACATGGCTGCTTCGAAACTTGAATACAGATAACTTTATTGGCAAAAAAAAAAACAATAATATAGAACTTGAATATAGAAAATCAACATGAATATTTTTGGACTACATTTTGAACTACTAACAAAAAAGTAGAAAGTAATACAAACATTATTAATCCAAAATTTTATGTAGGCACCAATTTTTTTAATGATTTTCATGTCACTACTAAACATTTATAAATTTTGACTGATTTTTATATGCATATGCTAAATTTTAATGAACAGAAATTGTACTGGTTATTTTCCTACATCTCTGTTGAACCCATTGAACCCAAGGGTTTATCCATTAAGTCCTCGTATGGATATGGTCAAAGATATCATGGAAGAAGTGATGCATATCCACTCAGAGAGAATTATACATAGGTATTTAAATCCTAATGTTATATATCCTATTGAACAATACAGAACAACCATTCATCAGATTCTTGGCTGGTAAAACTCTTGAGGTTCCTAATACTATGGCTGGCAATGCTCTTCTCCCTCTAGATTGCCGGTCAAGTGTCAATTCATCCTTTGTTTTGGGCTGCCGTAAAGAAGTTAGATTTTCTCGTAAGATTTGGTGATGGAATGTCTTTTTGGAGAAATACTTTGTTGCACGCTACATTAAATATGTTATTAAATATCTTAGTATATGTAAATACTTCATTTCTTTATATCTCTTCATATGTAAAAAAAAATGTTATTTACACTTCTGGTCATTTCAAACATTAAATATCTTAGTTTAGTTTCTTTTTGAAATCCTCTTTATCAAGGCTCCAACAGCTAACTAGAAATGCTTCTTTTGAAACAAGATATTTGTAAACTGTTGGAAGCACCAACGGTCTATCATTATGTATTTTTAACTTGTTAGAACATTTTGCATTGTGTCTTTTGGTTCCTATCACTAAAAGTACCAAGTAATCACATGGTTACCTTCTTAGTTGTTGTTGACTATTTCTCAGGTGGACTGAAGAGTTGTAAGCTGTCTTTAATGCATGAAGTTGAGTTTTGAAATTTATTTTTAAAATATATTGCAATAACGTTATCTGATGTTTTTTGAAAAATTATATGATGTTATATTGTCTATCTTATAACATAAACCGTCTTCATCTTTATAAAAACACTTTAAAAAAAGTATTTCTACAAATGTACATTTCCTATCTACTCAGCTATTCATCACCTCATATAACTCATATCTATTTAATATAGTTAAGTTAAATTGAATAAACCATTAAAATTTTAGAAAAAAATATTGTTAGTTTACAAAATTAATCAAATTGAAAATTGATCAAATTGTATAAAAAAATATGACAACATCCCTGATCTTAGCTAATACTCCCTCTGTTATGCCTATTTTATCCTTTTCATTATTTTCTTAGTGCTGCTAAATTATTTCAGATCATTATTCTCATCACTAAAGTAAAGAACATGATATCTCACATGAACTTATTTATAAAAATAAAAATTCTATATTTTATATGATAACGACCTTTTTTAAAAATTGTTTATAGTTTCTTTTGAAAAATACA is a genomic window containing:
- the LOC106302291 gene encoding uncharacterized protein LOC106302291 — encoded protein: MGCPLCGKNTYSKWLKFSRKHVYMGHRKGLPPSHSFRGKKKWFDGKAEQGRRGRILTGRDISQNLRNFHNDFGNFKCSASKRKRVQCSADVGSDSEVIPSESEEDEEEEEEVLVDEDELSRWKKRSIFFKLPYWEELPVRHNLDVIHVERNVAASLVSTLLHYGKSKDGLAARKDLEDMGIRPELHPKIQGKRTYLPPAPWSLSKTEKKIFCRRLFDFKGPDGYCSNISRGVSLDDYKVSGLKSHDYHVLMQQLLPIALKGLLPKGPRLAIFRLCAFFNLLCQRVIDWEKLLVMEAEIVETLCLFERFFPPSLFDIMLHLTVHLGREARLGGPVHFRWMYPFERYMKVLKDFVRNPARPEGCIAESYLAEECIRFCSEFLKKTTNVQEKVPLDSTEHEETLKWIAYGPRCSARSYTGFIVNGQRFHTISVDRKSQNSGVYYEASAVCRSSAKDTSQVVDLVSYYGRVTYIILMDYNVFYVPLFRCQWAVKGNGVKIEDGFTLVNMNQSQASFASDPYILASQAKQVFYSREDESSNWYIVMRGPSRRYSKEDIQEGNADIGPLPSNFDMDVDMDEAENARTDCEGIYV
- the LOC106305321 gene encoding CRIB domain-containing protein RIC6; protein product: MQLTMSSSKMKSLLKGLRYISQVFESGKEEEIEIGNPTDVKHVAHIGWDGPSATPASAPSWMNEFKNGGGFESGQGGGEDDSSVKCMSECGGRTRDLPKLPKSSRKAASEKGSPTREISSDKTKRRSSKKGTTSSSRRPKEVSELNERASLQEAPKKSRRKKKTKEIGGSTRSIRRSDVDNMSDYMSETGSIRSMPQFDNRDDF